From the genome of Erythrobacter litoralis, one region includes:
- a CDS encoding sterol desaturase family protein: MPEFSPTQYAVPLFVIAVLAEMIWARFKRPDAYEPKDTLLSLTFGLGSTVAGALLGGFALYVFIEAYEYRILDFGDEWWALWWAWPLCFVLDDLKYYWVHRAGHRIRWMWASHVNHHSSQHYNLSTALRQSWTGAFTFGFVFALPLVLLGFHPAMIAICAGFNLVYQFWIHTEAIRRMPRWFEAVMNTPSHHRVHHATNPRYLDRNYAGVFIVWDKLFGTFEPERDDEPIRYGIIRQLGSFNLLWAVFHEWIGMIGDIVRAPWKHKLSYLLREPGWSHDGTRETSDMIRESWRARTGQDSRTAEPVANRNPIAEHGEAA, encoded by the coding sequence ATGCCCGAATTCTCGCCCACCCAATATGCCGTGCCGCTCTTCGTGATCGCGGTCCTCGCCGAGATGATCTGGGCGCGGTTCAAGCGGCCGGACGCCTATGAGCCGAAGGACACGCTGCTGAGCCTCACCTTCGGGCTGGGATCGACCGTGGCCGGAGCGCTGCTGGGCGGTTTTGCGCTCTACGTCTTCATCGAGGCCTACGAATATCGCATCCTTGATTTCGGCGATGAATGGTGGGCCTTGTGGTGGGCATGGCCGCTCTGCTTCGTGCTCGACGATCTCAAGTATTACTGGGTCCACCGCGCAGGCCACCGTATCCGCTGGATGTGGGCGAGCCATGTGAACCACCATTCGAGCCAGCACTACAACCTCTCGACCGCCTTGCGGCAGAGCTGGACCGGGGCATTCACCTTCGGCTTCGTGTTCGCGCTTCCGCTGGTGCTGCTTGGTTTCCACCCGGCGATGATCGCGATCTGCGCGGGCTTCAACCTCGTCTACCAGTTCTGGATTCACACCGAGGCGATCCGCAGGATGCCGCGCTGGTTCGAAGCGGTCATGAACACGCCCTCGCACCACCGGGTCCACCACGCGACCAATCCGCGCTATCTCGACCGCAATTACGCCGGCGTCTTCATCGTCTGGGACAAGCTGTTCGGCACCTTCGAGCCCGAGCGCGACGACGAGCCGATCCGGTATGGCATCATCAGGCAGCTGGGCAGCTTCAACCTGCTGTGGGCGGTGTTCCACGAATGGATCGGGATGATCGGCGACATCGTCCGAGCGCCATGGAAGCACAAGCTTTCCTATCTCCTGCGCGAACCCGGCTGGAGCCATGACGGCACCCGCGAGACTTCGGACATGATCCGCGAGAGCTGGCGCGCGCGGACAGGACAGGACAGCCGCACCGCCGAACCAGTAGCGAACCGAAACCCGATTGCGGAGCACGGCGAAGCCGCCTAG
- a CDS encoding ammonium transporter: MTRIYKTFAAAALAFAASQPALAAVPAVPNPGNNAWMMTATLLVLLMILPGLALFYGGLTRQKNMLSTMTQIGATASLAMIIWVMWGYSLAFGDTVYEGTLGLFISGGSYFLAGTDASSTAATFTEEVISKYVFISFQMTFAAITAALILGATAERMKFSAVMMFVPIWLTIVYFPIAHMVWAGGGLLFEDGALDFAGGTVVHINAGVSGLVLAYLLGKRRGWPAEPMPPHSLTLTMVGTGLLWVGWFGFNAGSALEADGSAGLAMINTFVATAAGALAWMVIERAAGHKGSALGFCSGVIAGLVAVTPAAGNSGPFGAILLGIVSSGVCYVFVASVKARLGYDDALDAFGIHGVGGIVGAIGTAIVYQPFLGGPGDGSTPLGAQLWVQVFSVLVTIAWAGIGTVIAGFAVKATIGLRVSEEHEVDGLDITEHGERAYN; this comes from the coding sequence ATGACTCGCATTTACAAGACTTTCGCCGCCGCCGCGCTCGCTTTCGCCGCGAGCCAGCCGGCCCTGGCTGCCGTTCCGGCGGTTCCGAACCCGGGCAACAATGCATGGATGATGACCGCGACGCTGCTGGTCCTGCTGATGATCCTGCCCGGCCTCGCGCTGTTCTATGGCGGGCTCACGCGGCAGAAGAACATGCTTTCGACCATGACGCAGATCGGTGCGACGGCCTCGCTCGCGATGATCATCTGGGTGATGTGGGGCTACAGCCTCGCATTCGGCGACACCGTCTACGAAGGCACGCTCGGCCTGTTCATCAGCGGGGGGAGCTATTTCCTCGCGGGAACGGATGCCTCGAGCACGGCGGCGACCTTCACCGAAGAGGTGATCAGCAAGTACGTCTTCATCAGCTTCCAGATGACCTTCGCCGCGATCACCGCCGCGCTGATCCTCGGCGCGACGGCGGAGCGGATGAAGTTTTCCGCCGTGATGATGTTCGTGCCGATCTGGCTGACCATTGTTTATTTCCCGATCGCGCACATGGTCTGGGCCGGGGGCGGCCTCCTGTTCGAGGACGGCGCGCTCGATTTCGCGGGCGGCACGGTGGTGCATATCAACGCGGGCGTCTCGGGCCTCGTCCTCGCCTATCTTCTCGGCAAGCGTCGGGGCTGGCCGGCAGAACCGATGCCGCCGCACAGCCTGACGCTGACCATGGTCGGCACGGGGCTGCTGTGGGTGGGCTGGTTCGGCTTCAACGCTGGTTCGGCCCTCGAAGCGGACGGTTCGGCGGGTCTCGCGATGATCAACACCTTCGTCGCGACCGCGGCAGGGGCGCTCGCCTGGATGGTGATCGAGCGGGCCGCGGGCCACAAGGGTTCGGCGCTGGGCTTCTGCTCGGGCGTGATCGCCGGCCTCGTCGCGGTGACCCCGGCGGCTGGCAATAGCGGGCCGTTCGGTGCGATCCTGCTCGGCATCGTGTCCTCGGGCGTGTGCTACGTCTTCGTCGCGAGCGTGAAGGCCAGGCTGGGCTATGACGACGCGCTCGACGCTTTCGGCATCCACGGTGTCGGCGGGATCGTCGGGGCGATCGGCACCGCCATCGTCTACCAGCCCTTCCTCGGCGGCCCCGGCGACGGCTCGACCCCGCTCGGCGCGCAGCTCTGGGTGCAGGTCTTCAGCGTCCTAGTCACCATCGCCTGGGCCGGGATCGGCACTGTCATTGCGGGCTTCGCGGTCAAGGCGACCATCGGCCTGAGGGTTTCCGAAGAACACGAGGTCGACGGCCTCGACATCACCGAACACGGCGAGCGCGCCTACAACTAG
- a CDS encoding pyridoxamine 5'-phosphate oxidase family protein: MADFFDALESKHVAMIEKQPVFFVATAAANGRINLSPKGYDAFRVLSPERVAYLDLGGSGNETHAHLVADQEDAGRITVMFCNFEQPALILRIYGRGVPILPQDEGWHELASHFTLMPGTRQIFDIAVDTVQTSCGWGVPFMTLEGERDTLKKAHRQADPEKWTAKTAGRTTSIDGLPTRATDRFIAGD, translated from the coding sequence ATGGCCGATTTCTTCGATGCGCTCGAATCCAAGCATGTCGCCATGATCGAGAAGCAACCGGTCTTCTTCGTAGCGACAGCGGCAGCGAACGGGCGAATCAATCTCAGCCCGAAGGGATACGATGCGTTCCGGGTTCTTTCGCCCGAGCGGGTCGCCTACCTGGACCTCGGCGGGTCTGGCAACGAGACGCACGCGCATCTCGTCGCCGATCAGGAGGATGCCGGACGGATCACGGTGATGTTCTGCAATTTCGAACAACCCGCGCTGATCCTGCGGATCTATGGCCGGGGTGTCCCGATCCTGCCGCAAGACGAGGGATGGCACGAACTGGCGAGCCATTTCACCCTTATGCCGGGCACACGGCAGATTTTCGATATCGCGGTCGATACCGTGCAGACGAGCTGCGGTTGGGGTGTTCCCTTCATGACGCTTGAGGGCGAACGCGACACGCTCAAGAAAGCGCATCGCCAGGCTGATCCCGAAAAATGGACCGCCAAGACCGCCGGTCGAACGACCAGCATCGACGGCCTGCCGACCCGTGCGACCGATCGTTTCATCGCGGGCGATTAA
- a CDS encoding TIGR01244 family sulfur transferase, protein MSAFRTLSETMLASPQIGPEDIAAAKEAGVTLIVNNRPDQEDPGAPQGDEIAAAASAAGIDYRAIPIGHSGFSEVHVAAMIEALEGADGKVLAYCRSGTRSTFLWALAQAKSGAASPEEIAAAARDAGYDVSPIRPMIDMLAAR, encoded by the coding sequence ATGAGCGCATTCCGCACGCTTTCAGAAACCATGCTGGCAAGCCCGCAGATCGGGCCGGAGGACATCGCCGCCGCGAAAGAGGCGGGTGTCACGCTGATCGTCAACAACCGCCCCGACCAGGAGGACCCCGGCGCGCCTCAGGGCGACGAGATCGCCGCAGCGGCGAGCGCGGCCGGCATCGATTACCGCGCCATCCCGATCGGCCATTCGGGCTTTTCCGAAGTGCATGTCGCCGCGATGATCGAGGCGCTGGAAGGGGCCGACGGCAAGGTGCTCGCCTATTGCCGTTCGGGCACGCGCTCGACCTTCCTGTGGGCGCTGGCCCAGGCGAAGAGCGGCGCGGCGAGCCCCGAGGAAATCGCCGCCGCCGCCCGGGATGCCGGTTACGACGTGAGCCCGATTCGCCCTATGATCGACATGCTCGCCGCGCGCTGA
- a CDS encoding P-II family nitrogen regulator, whose protein sequence is MKFIIAVIKPFKLDEVREALGAIGVAGMTVSEVKGFGRQKGQTEVYRGAEYSTNMLPKVKIEIAASDEVAEQVVETIQQTANTEAIGDGKIFVLDLASATRIRTGESGETAL, encoded by the coding sequence ATGAAATTCATCATCGCCGTCATAAAACCGTTCAAGCTCGATGAAGTGCGCGAAGCGCTCGGAGCGATCGGCGTCGCGGGAATGACCGTTTCAGAGGTGAAGGGCTTCGGCCGCCAGAAGGGGCAGACCGAAGTCTACCGGGGTGCTGAATATTCCACCAACATGCTGCCGAAGGTGAAGATCGAGATCGCCGCCAGCGACGAGGTCGCCGAACAGGTCGTCGAGACGATCCAGCAGACCGCCAACACCGAAGCGATCGGAGACGGGAAGATCTTCGTCCTCGATCTCGCTTCGGCGACCCGGATTCGCACCGGCGAATCCGGCGAGACGGCACTGTGA
- a CDS encoding amidohydrolase, whose protein sequence is MKLVATSFATTALVALVLSHSPLAADAAPEMRGPDPVELVAAEQDRTARVARALWDYAEVGYLETRSTGLLQQELAAEGFRIEPGIAGIPTAFVAEWGEGGPVIAILAEMDALPGINQSDSPVRDPLEGKHAGHACGHNLFGAGSLTAAIAVKKWLEETGTAGRIRLYGTPAEEGGSGKVYMTRSGLFNDVDIAIHWHGDDENSAAARTSLANRSAKFRFSGISAHAAGAPERGRSALDGVEAMNMMANMLHEHMPQDARMHYVITSGGNAPNVVPDFAEVFYYVRAPQPEGVEAIWERLENAARGGAMGTGTEVDWEVIHGNNPLLVNETLARVMDAKLREVGGVTYTAEESAWAEKVHESLGEAALPLESAGEVQPYGKSLGYGSTDVGDVSWATPTVGVRTATWVPGTSAHSWQAVAASGHSIGVKGAQVAAKAMTLMAVELFTDESLREAARAEFDAARGGDYEYRSLLGDRDPPLDYRK, encoded by the coding sequence ATGAAGCTTGTCGCCACTTCCTTCGCCACCACCGCGCTCGTCGCACTGGTCCTGTCCCACTCTCCGCTCGCCGCCGATGCCGCGCCCGAGATGCGCGGGCCGGACCCGGTCGAACTGGTCGCAGCCGAGCAGGACCGCACAGCGCGCGTCGCCCGGGCGCTCTGGGACTATGCCGAAGTCGGCTATCTCGAGACCCGTTCGACCGGGCTGTTGCAGCAGGAACTCGCCGCCGAGGGGTTCCGCATCGAGCCGGGCATCGCCGGCATCCCCACCGCCTTCGTGGCCGAATGGGGCGAGGGCGGGCCGGTCATCGCAATCCTCGCCGAGATGGATGCGTTGCCAGGCATCAACCAGTCCGACAGCCCGGTGCGCGATCCCCTGGAAGGCAAGCATGCGGGCCATGCCTGCGGGCACAATCTGTTCGGCGCAGGTTCGCTCACGGCGGCGATCGCGGTGAAGAAATGGCTCGAGGAGACTGGCACTGCGGGCCGCATCCGGCTCTACGGCACGCCAGCGGAGGAAGGCGGATCGGGCAAGGTCTACATGACTCGTTCCGGCCTGTTCAACGACGTCGACATCGCGATCCACTGGCACGGCGATGACGAGAACAGCGCGGCCGCACGGACCAGCCTCGCCAATCGCTCGGCCAAGTTCCGCTTCAGCGGGATCTCGGCCCATGCCGCGGGCGCGCCCGAACGCGGGCGCTCGGCGCTCGACGGGGTGGAGGCGATGAACATGATGGCGAACATGCTGCATGAACACATGCCGCAGGACGCGCGCATGCATTACGTCATCACCAGCGGGGGCAATGCGCCCAATGTCGTGCCTGATTTCGCCGAGGTGTTCTACTATGTCCGCGCGCCCCAGCCGGAAGGCGTCGAGGCGATCTGGGAGCGGCTAGAGAACGCCGCACGGGGCGGCGCCATGGGCACCGGGACCGAAGTCGACTGGGAAGTCATTCACGGCAACAACCCGCTGCTGGTGAACGAGACGCTGGCGCGGGTCATGGACGCCAAGCTGCGCGAAGTCGGCGGCGTGACCTATACCGCCGAGGAAAGCGCCTGGGCCGAAAAGGTCCACGAATCGCTCGGCGAAGCGGCGCTGCCGCTCGAAAGCGCGGGCGAGGTGCAGCCTTATGGCAAGAGCCTCGGCTATGGATCGACCGATGTCGGTGATGTCTCATGGGCCACCCCGACAGTCGGCGTGCGAACCGCGACCTGGGTCCCGGGGACGAGCGCGCACAGCTGGCAGGCGGTCGCGGCAAGCGGGCACTCGATCGGCGTCAAGGGCGCGCAGGTCGCGGCCAAGGCGATGACGCTGATGGCGGTCGAATTGTTCACCGACGAGAGCCTGCGCGAAGCCGCACGCGCCGAATTTGATGCAGCGCGCGGGGGCGATTACGAATACCGTTCGCTGCTCGGCGATCGCGATCCGCCGCTCGATTATCGCAAGTAA
- a CDS encoding cold-shock protein, whose translation MGYDRGRRRGRDKRDGIGEDGFDPFGGGMDGFPPPSDFGGDRGGDRFGGGDRYGGDRGGDRFGGGGGGGPRGPRGGGGPGGAGGGGGFRGMPAQVVGTGKGTVKFFNGQKGFGFIQQEGGGEDVFVHISAVERAGLEGLAEGQELEFNLVDRGGKISAQDLQVVGEVIAAPQSGPPKRELTGEKATGTVKFFNSMKGFGFLVRDDGQPDAFVHISAVERSGLSTINEGERYEFDLEVDRRGKYSAVNLVPVQG comes from the coding sequence ATGGGTTACGATAGAGGACGTCGCCGCGGGCGGGACAAGCGCGACGGAATCGGCGAAGACGGTTTCGATCCCTTTGGTGGAGGCATGGACGGATTTCCTCCTCCTTCCGATTTCGGGGGTGACCGTGGCGGAGACCGTTTTGGTGGCGGCGATCGCTACGGCGGCGACCGGGGCGGCGATCGATTCGGCGGCGGCGGCGGTGGTGGTCCTCGCGGACCGCGTGGCGGCGGAGGCCCGGGCGGCGCCGGTGGTGGCGGCGGTTTTCGCGGCATGCCTGCCCAGGTCGTCGGTACCGGCAAGGGCACGGTCAAGTTCTTCAACGGCCAGAAAGGCTTCGGCTTCATCCAGCAGGAAGGCGGGGGCGAAGACGTATTCGTCCATATCAGCGCGGTCGAACGTGCCGGCCTCGAAGGCCTTGCCGAAGGGCAGGAGCTCGAATTCAACCTTGTCGATCGCGGCGGCAAGATTTCCGCGCAGGACCTGCAGGTCGTGGGCGAAGTCATCGCAGCGCCGCAGAGCGGCCCGCCCAAGCGCGAGCTGACCGGCGAAAAGGCGACCGGCACGGTCAAGTTCTTCAATTCGATGAAGGGCTTCGGCTTCCTCGTGCGTGATGACGGCCAGCCTGATGCCTTCGTTCATATCAGCGCGGTCGAGCGGTCCGGGCTTTCGACCATCAACGAGGGCGAGCGTTACGAGTTCGACCTCGAAGTCGATCGCCGCGGCAAGTATTCTGCGGTCAACCTCGTCCCCGTCCAGGGGTGA
- a CDS encoding aspartate aminotransferase family protein, with translation MSITPLMPVYPRCGVRPVRGEHCHLVDEDGTRYLDFASGIAVNLLGHSHPGLIGAIQKQAETLMHVSNLYGSPQGEKLAQTLVDNTFADTVFFTNSGAEAVETSIKCARAYHQNAGDLGDPKRFELITFTNAFHGRTMATISASNQTKMHHGFSPMLEGFKYAEFDDLGSAKALIGPHTAGFLVEPIQGEGGIRPASTEFMQGLRALADEHDLMLVLDEVQCGVARTGKLYAYEHYGITPDIVATAKGLGGGFPIGACLATEKAARGMTFGTHGSTYGGNPLAMAAASAVMEAVANEDFLEQVRDKGERLRSRLEQFIGNYPELFECVRGKGLMLGLKMKVESRPFFVHLRDHHQLLTVAAGDNTIRVIPPLVIGEAEIEEFLDKLSAGAASYKVPEPA, from the coding sequence ATGTCGATCACGCCCCTCATGCCCGTCTATCCGCGCTGCGGCGTGCGTCCCGTGCGCGGTGAGCATTGCCATCTGGTCGACGAGGACGGGACGCGCTATCTCGATTTCGCGAGCGGGATCGCGGTCAACCTGCTCGGCCATTCGCATCCCGGCCTGATCGGCGCAATCCAGAAACAGGCCGAGACGCTGATGCACGTCTCGAACCTCTACGGCAGTCCGCAGGGGGAAAAGCTCGCGCAGACGCTGGTCGACAACACGTTTGCAGACACGGTGTTCTTTACCAATTCGGGCGCCGAAGCGGTCGAAACCTCGATCAAGTGCGCGCGGGCCTATCACCAGAACGCGGGCGATCTCGGCGATCCCAAGCGGTTTGAACTGATCACTTTCACCAATGCCTTTCACGGGCGGACGATGGCGACGATCAGCGCGTCGAACCAGACCAAGATGCATCACGGATTCTCGCCCATGCTGGAAGGGTTCAAATACGCGGAGTTCGACGATCTCGGGTCGGCCAAGGCGCTGATCGGGCCGCATACGGCGGGCTTCCTCGTTGAACCGATCCAGGGCGAGGGCGGCATCCGTCCCGCTTCGACGGAATTCATGCAGGGCCTGCGCGCGCTGGCGGACGAGCATGACCTGATGCTGGTCCTCGACGAAGTGCAATGCGGCGTCGCGCGCACCGGCAAGCTCTACGCCTACGAACACTATGGGATCACCCCGGACATCGTCGCGACTGCCAAGGGGCTGGGCGGCGGTTTTCCCATCGGCGCCTGCCTCGCCACCGAAAAGGCCGCGCGCGGGATGACCTTCGGCACGCATGGTTCGACCTATGGCGGCAATCCGCTCGCGATGGCGGCGGCTAGCGCGGTGATGGAAGCGGTTGCGAACGAGGACTTCCTCGAACAGGTCCGCGACAAGGGCGAGCGCCTGCGATCGCGGCTCGAACAGTTCATCGGGAATTATCCCGAGCTGTTCGAATGCGTCCGCGGCAAGGGCCTGATGCTGGGGCTGAAGATGAAGGTCGAGAGCCGGCCCTTCTTCGTCCATCTGCGCGATCATCACCAGCTGCTGACCGTGGCCGCAGGCGACAACACCATCCGCGTCATTCCGCCGCTGGTGATCGGCGAGGCAGAGATCGAGGAATTCCTCGACAAACTTTCCGCCGGCGCGGCGAGCTATAAAGTGCCCGAGCCGGCCTGA
- a CDS encoding alpha/beta fold hydrolase codes for MNGSGPTSQTFISQRLRLNYEDWGTGGRGDKPTLVLVHGGRDHARSWDWTAEALCPDYRVVAMDHRGHGDSDWVSDGNYSAGDMVYDLAQLIHQLGVGPVAIVSHSMGGNVALRYAGTFPDMVTKLVAIEGLGPSPEWRDKQRATPYPERLAELIGKKRAAAGRIPRRYDSIETAFARMIEENSYLTEEQARHLTIHGVNRNEDGTYSWKFDPHLNVWPIEDLADEFLEQTWAAIRCPTLLLYGADSWASNPEKDGRIAHFNTAQVIEFEKAGHWLHHDQFDRFVATVHDFLKD; via the coding sequence ATGAACGGATCGGGACCCACTTCGCAAACCTTCATCTCGCAGCGCCTCCGCCTCAATTACGAGGATTGGGGGACCGGCGGGCGCGGCGACAAGCCTACGCTGGTGCTCGTCCATGGCGGTCGCGACCATGCGAGAAGCTGGGACTGGACGGCCGAGGCGCTGTGCCCCGATTACCGCGTCGTGGCGATGGATCATCGCGGGCATGGCGACAGCGACTGGGTTTCGGACGGGAACTATTCGGCCGGCGACATGGTCTACGACCTCGCCCAGCTGATCCACCAGCTTGGCGTCGGCCCGGTCGCCATCGTGTCGCATTCGATGGGTGGCAATGTCGCGCTGCGCTATGCCGGCACCTTCCCCGACATGGTCACGAAACTGGTCGCGATCGAGGGTCTGGGACCCTCGCCCGAATGGCGCGACAAGCAGCGTGCGACACCCTATCCCGAACGGCTCGCCGAATTGATCGGCAAGAAGCGCGCGGCGGCCGGGCGGATCCCGCGCCGTTACGACAGCATCGAAACCGCCTTTGCCCGGATGATCGAGGAGAACTCTTATCTCACCGAGGAACAGGCGCGGCATCTGACGATCCACGGGGTCAATCGCAACGAGGACGGGACCTACAGCTGGAAATTCGATCCTCACCTCAATGTCTGGCCGATCGAGGACCTTGCCGACGAATTCCTCGAGCAGACCTGGGCGGCGATCCGTTGTCCGACGCTGCTGCTCTACGGCGCCGACAGCTGGGCCTCGAATCCCGAGAAGGACGGGCGGATCGCGCATTTCAACACCGCGCAGGTGATCGAATTCGAAAAGGCGGGCCACTGGCTCCACCACGACCAGTTCGACCGCTTCGTCGCCACGGTGCACGACTTCCTCAAGGACTAG
- the argF gene encoding ornithine carbamoyltransferase: MPGAEGVRHFLDLGDAGANSIAAMINGAIDRKAARKGWPKGRVDADRPLEGRVLAMVFEKNSTRTRVSFDIAMRQLGGSVLILDSASSQLGRGETIADTARVLSRMADAIMLRTDDHAKIEDMARHASVPVINGLTDRSHPCQTVADLLTVIEHEKALPGLELAWFGDGNNVLHSILEAAGLMKFNVRVACPSGYEPDTEFVERARAAGAEVTRFDDAQAAASGADVIVTDTWISMGQADAAEKRTAMASFQVDAALMRSAKPDAIFLHCLPAHVGEEVTQDVFESPQSVVFDEAENRIHAQKSVLLWSFGLLGEGS, translated from the coding sequence ATGCCCGGCGCTGAGGGTGTGCGGCATTTCCTCGATCTCGGGGACGCCGGGGCGAATTCGATAGCGGCGATGATCAACGGCGCGATCGACCGCAAGGCGGCGCGCAAGGGCTGGCCGAAAGGGCGCGTCGACGCCGACCGCCCCCTCGAAGGGCGCGTGTTGGCCATGGTGTTCGAGAAGAATTCGACCCGCACCCGGGTGAGTTTCGATATCGCGATGCGACAGCTTGGGGGATCGGTGCTGATACTCGATTCGGCTTCGAGCCAGCTTGGCCGGGGGGAGACGATCGCCGATACCGCGCGGGTGCTCAGCCGGATGGCTGACGCGATCATGCTGCGAACCGACGATCATGCCAAGATCGAGGACATGGCGAGGCATGCAAGCGTGCCCGTAATCAACGGCCTGACCGATCGTTCCCACCCCTGCCAGACCGTCGCCGACCTGCTTACGGTCATCGAACACGAAAAGGCGCTGCCCGGCCTGGAACTGGCATGGTTCGGGGATGGGAACAACGTGCTGCACTCGATCCTTGAGGCGGCCGGATTGATGAAATTCAATGTGCGCGTGGCGTGCCCCTCGGGCTACGAACCAGACACTGAATTCGTGGAACGAGCGCGTGCGGCGGGAGCCGAGGTCACGCGCTTCGACGACGCGCAGGCCGCGGCGAGCGGCGCGGACGTGATCGTGACCGACACATGGATTTCGATGGGACAGGCCGACGCGGCGGAAAAGCGCACCGCGATGGCGTCGTTCCAGGTCGATGCAGCGTTGATGCGATCGGCAAAGCCGGACGCCATTTTTCTGCATTGTCTCCCCGCCCATGTCGGCGAGGAAGTGACGCAGGACGTTTTCGAAAGCCCGCAATCGGTGGTGTTCGACGAGGCCGAGAACCGGATCCATGCGCAGAAGTCGGTTCTACTGTGGAGCTTCGGGCTGCTCGGCGAGGGTTCCTGA
- a CDS encoding GMC family oxidoreductase, which produces METFDYIVIGGGSGGSAVAGRLAVDGTRRVCLLEAGGRNDNIFVKTPGFMPFIPQASNYRYETVPQKGLNGRIGYQPRGKGLGGSSAINAMVYIRGNRWDYDNWAGMGCTGWAYDDVLPYFRRSESNERGEDAYHGAGGPLFVSDQVSPNPTSEAFVESAAALQLRTNDDFNGERQEGFGLYQTTQRKGERWSAARGYVEPIRHQGNFAVRTNTLVDKLEIEGGRVTGVRVRRGGRSEMLYARRGVILSAGAFNSPQILMLSGIGPAEHLKQHGIEVVLDRSAVGANLQDHIDYVSGWETQSDVPLGGSLKGTLKMLGAMVEHRRKRTGAMTTCYAEAGGFWTVMPDSPAPDVQWHFVPAVLEDHGREKVKEHGFSLHACVLRPESRGTVRLGSKDSAAAPVIDPNFLDDERDMAVLRAGVRLSHRIAEAPPLTDYGPRDRHPIDLEDDAALDALIRDRADTVYHPVGTCRMGSDADAVVDPTLKLNGLDGLWIADASIMPKIVSGNTNAPSIVIGERCADFIKAAEAA; this is translated from the coding sequence ATGGAGACTTTCGATTACATCGTCATCGGCGGTGGGAGCGGCGGCAGCGCGGTTGCCGGACGCCTTGCCGTCGACGGAACGCGCCGCGTGTGCCTGCTCGAGGCGGGCGGGCGCAACGACAACATCTTCGTCAAGACGCCGGGCTTCATGCCCTTCATCCCGCAGGCGTCGAATTATCGCTACGAAACCGTCCCGCAGAAGGGATTGAACGGCCGGATCGGCTACCAGCCTCGCGGCAAGGGGCTCGGCGGCTCCTCGGCGATCAACGCGATGGTCTATATCCGTGGCAACAGGTGGGATTACGACAATTGGGCCGGGATGGGCTGCACCGGCTGGGCCTATGACGATGTCCTGCCCTATTTCCGGCGATCCGAATCGAACGAGCGCGGCGAGGATGCCTATCACGGTGCGGGGGGGCCGCTGTTCGTGTCCGATCAGGTCTCGCCCAACCCCACTTCCGAGGCCTTCGTCGAAAGCGCCGCCGCATTGCAATTGCGCACGAACGACGATTTCAACGGCGAACGGCAGGAAGGCTTCGGCCTCTACCAGACCACCCAGCGCAAGGGCGAACGCTGGTCGGCGGCGCGTGGCTATGTCGAGCCGATCCGCCACCAGGGCAATTTTGCGGTGCGTACCAACACCCTGGTCGACAAGCTCGAGATCGAGGGCGGGCGCGTCACCGGGGTGCGCGTGCGGCGAGGCGGGCGGTCCGAAATGCTCTATGCGCGGCGCGGGGTGATCCTGTCGGCCGGGGCGTTCAATTCGCCGCAGATCCTGATGCTGTCGGGGATCGGCCCGGCCGAGCACCTGAAACAGCATGGAATCGAAGTCGTGCTTGACCGATCCGCAGTCGGCGCCAACCTGCAGGATCATATCGACTATGTCTCCGGCTGGGAGACACAAAGCGACGTGCCGCTCGGCGGCAGCCTCAAGGGAACACTCAAGATGCTCGGCGCAATGGTGGAGCATCGCCGCAAGCGCACCGGGGCGATGACGACCTGCTATGCCGAGGCGGGCGGATTCTGGACCGTGATGCCGGACAGCCCCGCGCCGGATGTGCAATGGCATTTCGTCCCCGCCGTGCTCGAGGATCACGGGCGCGAAAAGGTGAAGGAGCACGGCTTTTCGCTCCATGCCTGCGTGCTGCGGCCCGAAAGCCGCGGCACGGTTCGGCTGGGGTCGAAGGACAGCGCCGCGGCGCCCGTCATCGATCCCAATTTCCTCGACGACGAGCGCGACATGGCTGTCCTGCGCGCCGGTGTTCGCCTCTCGCACCGCATCGCCGAGGCTCCGCCGCTGACCGATTACGGGCCGCGCGATCGGCACCCGATCGATTTGGAAGACGACGCGGCGCTTGACGCGCTGATCCGCGACCGCGCGGACACGGTCTATCATCCGGTCGGCACCTGCCGGATGGGTTCGGACGCCGATGCGGTGGTCGACCCGACGCTCAAGCTCAACGGGCTCGACGGGCTGTGGATCGCCGATGCCAGCATCATGCCGAAGATCGTCAGCGGCAACACCAATGCGCCCTCGATCGTGATCGGCGAGCGCTGCGCCGATTTCATCAAGGCCGCCGAAGCCGCCTGA